The Brassica napus cultivar Da-Ae chromosome C7, Da-Ae, whole genome shotgun sequence genome has a segment encoding these proteins:
- the LOC111197908 gene encoding BOI-related E3 ubiquitin-protein ligase 1 isoform X2, giving the protein MAVRTHHPSRFLFVNNNGQEDNNCSLQPQDTHFTLIKAGVVDSRKRSRDVSSVGFLQFSSVATPMNPPPPRPPQVIDMRELLQNHNRKTLNVVSTGLRLTHEQSQNQEQLLSPSSMLPGDLAGESKRQRDELDSFIQTQGEELRRKLALYGERRYVELLYAAEELAGRRVREKEAELEKATRRHAELEARAAQLTEEARTWQLRTATREAEVSSLQAHIQKVIASQATAEKQSAIGGETEEAEDAESVFVDPERIELIGPCCSICRRNSATVMALPCRHLVLCKGCDGGGDVRVCPICLAVKNFGVEVLYS; this is encoded by the exons ATGGCAGTTCGGACTCACCATCCTTCAAGATTCCTCTTCGTCAACAA TAACGGACAAGAAGATAATAATTGCTCGTTGCAGCCTCAGGACACTCATTTCACTTTGATCAAAGCTG gggTAGTTGATTCAAGAAAGCGATCGAGAGACGTTTCGTCGGTGGGTTTTCTTCAGTTCTCATCCGTGGCTACTCCTATGAACCCTCCACCGCCTAGACCGCCGCAAGTTATCGATATGAGGGAGTTGTTGCAGAATCATAACCGGAAAACGCTTAACGTGGTTTCCACTGGTCTTCGTTTAACTCATGAGCAGTCACAGAATCAAGAACAGCTGCTCTCGCCTTCTTCTATGCTTCCGGGAGATCTCGCCGGAGAATCAAAACGTCAAAGAGATGAACTTGACAGTTTCATTCAAACTCAg ggtGAGGAGCTTCGGCGTAAGTTAGCGTTGTACGGAGAAAGGCGTTATGTAGAGCTATTATACGCAGCGGAGGAGTTAGCGGGACGGAGGGTGAGAGAAAAAGAAGCAGAGCTAGAGAAAGCCACGCGCCGTCACGCTGAGCTAGAGGCGCGTGCAGCTCAGCTTACGGAAGAGGCGCGAACGTGGCAGTTAAGAACTGCGACGCGGGAAGCCGAGGTCTCTTCCTTACAGGCTCATATTCAAAAAGTCATAGCGAGCCAAGCTACGGCGGAGAAACAGAGTGCGATCGGCGGCGAGACGGAGGAAGCGGAGGACGCTGAGTCGGTCTTCGTGGATCCGGAGCGGATCGAATTGATCGGACCCTGTTGCAGTATTTGCCGACGGAATTCGGCGACGGTGATGGCATTGCCGTGTCGACATTTGGTTCTTTGTAAAGGATGCGACGGCGGCGGCGATGTGCGTGTCTGTCCGATTTGCCTCGCCGTTAAGAATTTCGGTGTCGAAGTTCTATATTCTTGa
- the LOC111197908 gene encoding BOI-related E3 ubiquitin-protein ligase 1 isoform X1 has translation MAVRTHHPSRFLFVNNNGQEDNNCSLQPQDTHFTLIKAGLSLFPYRFLSSSSYGAINRSREKKKKTGVVDSRKRSRDVSSVGFLQFSSVATPMNPPPPRPPQVIDMRELLQNHNRKTLNVVSTGLRLTHEQSQNQEQLLSPSSMLPGDLAGESKRQRDELDSFIQTQGEELRRKLALYGERRYVELLYAAEELAGRRVREKEAELEKATRRHAELEARAAQLTEEARTWQLRTATREAEVSSLQAHIQKVIASQATAEKQSAIGGETEEAEDAESVFVDPERIELIGPCCSICRRNSATVMALPCRHLVLCKGCDGGGDVRVCPICLAVKNFGVEVLYS, from the exons ATGGCAGTTCGGACTCACCATCCTTCAAGATTCCTCTTCGTCAACAA TAACGGACAAGAAGATAATAATTGCTCGTTGCAGCCTCAGGACACTCATTTCACTTTGATCAAAGCTGGTCTGTCTCTATTCCCATATcggtttctctcttcttcttcttacggTGCAATTAATCGTtctcgagaaaaaaaaaaaaaaacaggggTAGTTGATTCAAGAAAGCGATCGAGAGACGTTTCGTCGGTGGGTTTTCTTCAGTTCTCATCCGTGGCTACTCCTATGAACCCTCCACCGCCTAGACCGCCGCAAGTTATCGATATGAGGGAGTTGTTGCAGAATCATAACCGGAAAACGCTTAACGTGGTTTCCACTGGTCTTCGTTTAACTCATGAGCAGTCACAGAATCAAGAACAGCTGCTCTCGCCTTCTTCTATGCTTCCGGGAGATCTCGCCGGAGAATCAAAACGTCAAAGAGATGAACTTGACAGTTTCATTCAAACTCAg ggtGAGGAGCTTCGGCGTAAGTTAGCGTTGTACGGAGAAAGGCGTTATGTAGAGCTATTATACGCAGCGGAGGAGTTAGCGGGACGGAGGGTGAGAGAAAAAGAAGCAGAGCTAGAGAAAGCCACGCGCCGTCACGCTGAGCTAGAGGCGCGTGCAGCTCAGCTTACGGAAGAGGCGCGAACGTGGCAGTTAAGAACTGCGACGCGGGAAGCCGAGGTCTCTTCCTTACAGGCTCATATTCAAAAAGTCATAGCGAGCCAAGCTACGGCGGAGAAACAGAGTGCGATCGGCGGCGAGACGGAGGAAGCGGAGGACGCTGAGTCGGTCTTCGTGGATCCGGAGCGGATCGAATTGATCGGACCCTGTTGCAGTATTTGCCGACGGAATTCGGCGACGGTGATGGCATTGCCGTGTCGACATTTGGTTCTTTGTAAAGGATGCGACGGCGGCGGCGATGTGCGTGTCTGTCCGATTTGCCTCGCCGTTAAGAATTTCGGTGTCGAAGTTCTATATTCTTGa
- the LOC106444399 gene encoding peroxidase 41, whose product MLTPTTRTYMVLFFLDNNQIESSTIPRRHLNINSNLHILREQNRYTSHEFTMLTSWFLNVFFLVLASVPSILSAPATNLTKDYYQKTCPDFSKIVRDTVTTKQAQQPTTAAGTLRVFFHDCFLEGCDASVLVATNSFNKAERDDELNESLPGDAFDIVTRIKTALELSCPGVVSCADILAQSTRDLITIVGGPFYEVKLGRKDGFESKAHKVHGNIPIANHTVHDMMSIFKKNGFSLKEMVALSGGHTVGFAHCIEFSSRLFGPRADPELDSRYADRLKDLCKDHMVNKSMAAFLDPITPGKFDNMYFKNLKRGLGLLASDHALFKDNGTRPFVDLYADNQTAFFEDFARAMEKLGMVGVKGDKDGEVRRKCDHFNKLDV is encoded by the coding sequence ATGCTCACTCCAACCACACGTACGTACATGGTTCTATTTTTTCTCGACAACAATCAAATAGAGAGTTCTACTATACCTCGTAGACATCTTAATATAAATTCCAATCTCCATATTTTACGAGAGCAAAATCGATATACGTCTCATGAATTCACAATGTTGACATCATGGTTTCTTAACGTTTTCTTCCTCGTCTTAGCCTCTGTACCGTCCATATTATCGGCTCCAGCAACAAATTTAACGAAAGACTATTACCAAAAAACATGTCCCGATTTCAGTAAAATCGTTCGCGATACCGTTACAACAAAGCAAGCCCAACAGCCAACGACAGCTGCTGGAACGCTCCGTGTCTTCTTCCACGATTGCTTTTTAGAAGGATGCGATGCGTCCGTACTAGTCGCTACAAATTCTTTCAACAAAGCTGAACGCGACGATGAGCTCAACGAGTCGCTTCCAGGAGATGCGTTTGACATCGTGACGCGCATTAAGACCGCTCTTGAATTGTCCTGTCCTGGTGTGGTGTCATGCGCAGACATCCTGGCTCAGTCCACGCGTGACCTTATCACAATTGTTGGTGGACCTTTCTATGAAGTCAAATTAGGTCGTAAAGATGGGTTTGAGTCGAAAGCCCATAAAGTTCATGGGAACATACCAATAGCAAATCACACGGTACACGACATGATGTCGATATTCAAAAAGAATGGTTTCTCTCTAAAGGAAATGGTTGCACTTAGCGGCGGGCACACAGTGGGATTTGCTCACTGCATAGAATTCAGCAGCCGGTTATTTGGACCACGGGCTGATCCAGAGCTCGATTCGCGATACGCAGACCGTCTTAAAGATCTATGCAAGGATCACATGGTAAATAAGTCGATGGCGGCATTTCTTGACCCGATAACGCCAGGAAAATTCGATAATATGTACTTCAAGAACTTGAAAAGAGGTCTTGGACTGCTAGCTTCCGACCACGCCTTGTTCAAAGACAATGGCACGAGACCGTTTGTGGATTTATATGCGGATAACCAGACGGCTTTCTTCGAGGATTTTGCTCGTGCCATGGAAAAACTAGGGATGGTCGGCGTTAAAGGCGATAAAGATGGAGAAGTGAGACGCAAATGTGATCACTTTAACAAACTTGACGTATAA
- the LOC111207884 gene encoding uncharacterized protein LOC111207884, translating into MASKTIAIILLFNIVFFTTANAACPSNDVLLKACGVVLKPRDNINLSESEFRESCGVVNDIESADVEACLCAANQNNPLNVTDISAAVTMTLTLCGLTVNVQCPK; encoded by the coding sequence ATGGCCTCTAAAACTATTGCCATTATACTTCTCTTCAACATTGTTTTCTTCACAACGGCTAACGCTGCTTGTCCCAGTAACGATGTTCTGCTTAAGGCATGTGGTGTCGTGCTGAAACCGCGTGACAATATTAATCTAAGCGAGTCAGAATTTAGAGAGAGTTGCGGCGTTGTTAACGATATTGAAAGCGCAGATGTAGAAGCGTGTCTATGTGCCGCGAATCAGAATAATCCCCTCAACGTTACAGACATTTCCGCGGCAGTCACCATGACACTTACCTTGTGTGGCCTTACCGTGAATGTTCAATGCCctaaataa